Proteins encoded in a region of the Teredinibacter purpureus genome:
- the trkA gene encoding Trk system potassium transporter TrkA, translating to MKIIILGAGRVGGTLAANLANEANDITVVDRSNTQLRELQDRIDIGVVGGHASHPEVLLRAGIEDADMLIAVTGVDEINMVACQIAHSLFRTPTKIARIRSQAYANYEGLFHNDAIPVDVIISPEQIVSDYLYRLIEQPGALQVLDFAEGAVQLVAVKAFYGGPLVGQELRFLRKHMPNVDTRVAAIYRRNRPITPSGSTVIEADDEVFFIAARADIRAVMSELRRVDRPYKRIIIAGGGNIGLRLAQKLESNYSVKVIEKNKARSYELTESLTNSIVLLGNSSNQELLQEENIDDTDVFLAVTNSDEANIMSSMLAKRMGARKVLTLISNPAYADLVQGGEIDIAISPQLATIGTLLTHVRRGDIVNVHSLRRGAAEAIEVIAHGDAKTSRVVGRAIEDIDLPEGATIGAIVREIDGSQETTLHGGNVALSASTIGSRQNVQEVLIAHDDVVIESGDHVIVFLIDKRYTRDIERLFQVGFTFF from the coding sequence ATGAAGATTATTATTCTTGGCGCCGGACGTGTAGGTGGCACACTGGCCGCAAACCTTGCCAACGAAGCAAACGATATTACAGTGGTAGACCGCAGTAATACCCAATTGCGCGAGCTACAAGACCGTATCGATATAGGCGTTGTAGGCGGCCACGCCTCCCATCCGGAAGTACTATTGCGCGCCGGCATTGAAGACGCCGACATGCTAATTGCCGTAACAGGGGTCGATGAGATCAATATGGTCGCCTGCCAAATCGCCCATAGTCTATTCCGTACCCCCACCAAAATTGCCCGTATTCGCTCACAAGCCTACGCAAACTACGAAGGGTTGTTTCATAACGACGCAATACCCGTCGACGTAATTATTAGCCCCGAACAAATCGTTTCCGATTACCTTTACCGTCTTATCGAGCAGCCAGGCGCGCTCCAAGTATTGGACTTTGCCGAGGGTGCCGTGCAACTCGTAGCGGTCAAGGCATTTTACGGCGGCCCACTCGTTGGCCAAGAGTTGCGGTTTTTACGCAAGCACATGCCCAATGTAGACACCCGCGTAGCCGCCATTTACCGCCGTAACCGCCCAATAACGCCGAGCGGCTCTACCGTTATCGAAGCCGATGACGAAGTCTTTTTTATTGCCGCTCGCGCCGATATTCGTGCCGTAATGAGCGAGTTACGCCGCGTAGACAGGCCCTACAAACGCATTATTATTGCCGGTGGTGGCAACATAGGCCTACGTCTCGCTCAAAAACTGGAAAGCAACTATTCGGTAAAAGTAATCGAAAAGAATAAAGCCCGCAGTTACGAGCTAACCGAAAGCCTCACCAATAGCATAGTGTTACTGGGCAACTCATCGAACCAAGAATTACTGCAAGAAGAAAATATTGATGACACCGACGTTTTTCTCGCTGTCACCAATTCCGACGAGGCCAACATCATGTCGTCTATGCTGGCAAAACGCATGGGCGCACGAAAAGTATTAACCTTAATCAGCAACCCCGCCTACGCAGATCTCGTGCAAGGCGGCGAGATAGATATAGCTATATCGCCACAATTAGCAACCATAGGTACACTTTTAACGCACGTTCGACGCGGCGACATTGTTAACGTACATTCTCTTCGTCGCGGTGCAGCAGAAGCTATTGAAGTAATCGCCCACGGCGACGCAAAAACCTCTCGCGTAGTAGGCCGCGCCATTGAAGATATCGACTTACCCGAAGGCGCGACCATTGGCGCCATTGTGCGCGAAATAGACGGCAGTCAAGAAACAACCCTGCACGGCGGCAATGTAGCGCTGAGCGCTTCAACCATAGGTAGCCGCCAGAATGTTCAAGAAGTGCTAATTGCACACGACGATGTTGTTATCGAGTCCGGTGATCATGTCATCGTATTTCTTATTGATAAACGCTACACCCGCGATATTGAGCGGCTATTCCAAGTCGGGTTCACCTTCTTCTAA
- the rsmB gene encoding 16S rRNA (cytosine(967)-C(5))-methyltransferase RsmB encodes MNNPNIRALAAKTLVPVITKGQSLNTLFEPALEQVDARDRGLFQQLCFGTLRHFHQLQAITQTLLDKPLRTKDTDVYMLVLIGLFQIIHLRTPDHAAISESVNASRKLKKTWASKLINGLLRNFLRNRAEIETTLTHDNAYLFSHPQWFFDQLKSSWPDHYAAILNANNLQPPVCLRINTTLNSRDHYVQQLNALSIQAEPLTYAPEGIRLLESIDIRTLPGFEQGHFSVQDEAAQLAATLLDCQANDRVLDACAAPGGKSCHILERQPAISSLTCVDLEANRMKRVEQNLARLRLTEKATLKVADVGDTDAWWDSRLFDRILLDAPCSATGVIRRHPDIKLLRRPSDLAKLGGLQLQLLTALWQTLAPGGVLVYATCSVLPIENERIITAFLAQQPDATHLPIAASWGIARPIGRQLFPQVGGHDGFYYARLCKAKGSEPD; translated from the coding sequence GTGAACAACCCCAATATACGCGCATTAGCGGCAAAAACATTGGTCCCTGTTATTACCAAAGGGCAATCTCTAAATACACTTTTTGAACCCGCACTAGAACAGGTAGACGCACGCGACCGCGGGCTTTTCCAGCAATTGTGCTTCGGAACATTGCGGCATTTCCATCAGCTGCAAGCCATCACACAGACACTATTGGATAAGCCGCTGCGCACTAAAGACACCGACGTCTATATGCTGGTTTTAATTGGATTGTTTCAGATTATTCATTTACGCACACCCGATCATGCTGCCATTTCGGAAAGCGTCAACGCTAGCCGAAAACTAAAAAAAACGTGGGCAAGTAAACTTATTAACGGTTTGTTACGTAATTTTTTACGTAACCGCGCGGAAATTGAAACAACGCTAACACACGATAACGCGTATCTTTTTAGTCACCCTCAGTGGTTTTTCGATCAGTTAAAATCAAGCTGGCCAGACCACTACGCTGCTATTCTTAACGCCAATAACCTGCAACCGCCAGTTTGCTTGCGTATCAATACTACGCTCAATTCACGCGATCATTATGTGCAACAGCTTAACGCCTTAAGCATTCAAGCCGAGCCGCTCACATACGCACCCGAAGGTATACGGCTACTAGAAAGTATCGACATTCGTACGCTCCCAGGTTTTGAACAAGGCCATTTTTCGGTACAAGACGAAGCGGCCCAACTCGCGGCAACCTTACTGGATTGCCAAGCTAACGATCGCGTTTTAGATGCCTGCGCAGCGCCGGGCGGAAAAAGTTGTCATATCCTCGAGCGCCAACCCGCTATTTCATCCCTTACTTGCGTTGATCTTGAAGCAAATAGAATGAAGCGCGTCGAACAAAATCTTGCGCGTCTGAGACTCACCGAAAAAGCCACACTGAAAGTGGCGGACGTTGGCGACACCGACGCTTGGTGGGATTCACGACTTTTCGATCGCATATTGCTGGACGCGCCCTGCTCCGCTACTGGCGTTATACGCCGGCATCCCGATATAAAACTACTGCGCCGCCCTAGCGATCTTGCTAAGCTTGGTGGCTTACAATTGCAGCTGTTAACGGCCTTGTGGCAAACGTTGGCGCCCGGTGGGGTGCTGGTTTATGCAACCTGTTCAGTATTGCCGATAGAAAACGAACGCATTATTACCGCGTTCCTTGCGCAACAACCCGACGCTACGCACCTGCCTATAGCGGCAAGCTGGGGAATTGCTCGGCCCATTGGTAGACAGTTGTTTCCCCAAGTGGGTGGCCACGACGGTTTTTACTATGCTCGATTGTGTAAAGCTAAAGGAAGCGAACCGGATTAA